ACCAGGTCGCCGTGCGCGGTGACGCCGGGGCCGGAGCGGTGCCGGGAGGCGAGGATCGAGCCCAGGCCCTGGACGCAGCGTCCGTTCTGTTCGAGCGCCTGGTGGTCGCGGCGGGCCTGGCGCTGGGCGGTGCGCAGTCGGCCGCGCAGGGCGTCGGCGGCGTGGGCGAGCCGGTGCAGCGCGGCGGGGCGCGCCCGGGGCCCGGCCCCGGGGTGCGGCGCCCGGCAGCACGACGCCCCGGGGCGCGGTGTCCCGGGACGCGGTGTCCTGGGGTGCGATGTCCTGGGGCGCGGCGTCCTGGGGCGCGGCGTCCTGGCGCAGCCGCTGTTCGATGCCGGCCAGCGGGATGAGCAGGCGGCGGGTGATCTGGCGGGCGGTCAGCCCGGCCAGCACGACCAGGCCGCCGCACAGGGCGAGCAGGTAGAACAGCACGGCCCGGCCGTCCCGGGTGGCGTCGGCGGTGGTGGCGCGGGCCTCGTCGGCGAGCAGCACGGTCAGCCGGTCGGCCTGCCGGTGGACGGCCGGGTAGCCGTCGTCGGCGTTGCCCGCGCCGGTGCAGTCGGCCGGCGCGGCGGCCCGGTCCGCGGGTTCGGCGGCCAGCCAGCGGGTGGTGCTGCGGTCGAAGTCCTGGGCGGCGGAGGCGAGTTGCGGATGGTAGGCGGTGAGGGCGCGCAGTTGCGGGAGCCGGTCGGCGAGCCGGGTGCGGGCGTCGGCGCGCAGGGCGGTGGCGTGCGTGCTGTCCTCGACCAGGCAGGCGGTGCGGGCGTCGCCCACCGCGGTCCGGGTCTCGGCGAGGACGCTCTGGGCGGGGCGGATGTGGTCATCCAGTCGGCGGACGGTGCTCTCGTGGCGTTCGTTGACCAGGTACCCGCCGACGGCGGCGGCCCCGGCGACCAGCGCGGACAGCGACAGGACGAGGGCGGGCGGCGAAGGCGCGGTGAGGGTGCGCAGGGGCATGGCGGTTCTGCTTCCTCCCCCCTCGGACTGCGGCGTGCGGCCGTTCGCCGTCTCGCACGGCCCGTCCGCCGTCGTTCTCCGGCCGGTTCCGCCGCATCGTGCCGCCGGGCCCCTCGACGGGGCCGTTCTCTCACCCCTCCAGCCTGCCCGGCGCTCCGCCCCCGGTCACCAGGGCTTTCGTCACGGGCGGCCGGGGGCGGAGGTCAGCACGACGCAGGTCGGCACGACGGCGGTCGGCACAACGGCGGTCGGCACGACGGCGGTCGGGACCGGCGCCGCCGGTATCGCTACTGCGCGTTCAGCGAGGTGTTGTTCCACCAGCCCCGGCGGCCCGCGGTGAACGTGAGCGCGCGCTCGCCGATCTTCGCCTCGTAGCGGTCGCCGGGGGTCAGCGGGCTCTTCGGCGCGGCGCCGTGCGGGTCCTTGACCGAGGGCACGGTGAGCGTCGCGGCGGGGGCGAGGTCGGTGGGCCGGAAGCCCTGCGGGTCGACGGTGGTGATCACCTCGTCCCAGTTCGGGGCACCGGCCAGGGCGTGGGCGAGGTGCACCTCGTCGTCCCGGCCGAAGACCAGCTCGGTGAGGAGGTCCGGGTAGTCGGCGTCGGCCACCAGCGGCCGGTAGTGCACGACGTCCTCCTTGCGGCTGCCGACCTCGACGGCCGGGAGCAGCGGGGTGAAGGTGCGCCGGCCCTCGGCGTCGACGGTGACCCGCTCCAGCTCGACCGGCAGCGAGGTGCGGGTGCCGTCCACCAGCTCCTGGAGCGGCCAGTGGCCCTCGGTGAACAGCGAGTAGTACACCTGCTGGTCCTCGTGGGCGGCGAGGTCGTCGAGGTAGGTGGTGCGCAGCTGGTCGGACAGGCCGAAGGCGGTGATCAGCTGGAAGGCGTGGATCGGGACGTGGTACAGGCCCAGGTGGTAGCTGAAGACCGTCTTCCTCCCGATCAGCAGGAAGCGGTGGCCGTGTCGGTCGGCGGCGGCGCTGAGGGTGTCGGGCAGGGGTGCGGTGCTCATCGGAACGTCTCCTCCGGTGCGGTGGTGAGGTGTCTGCGCCGCCAGAACGGCCGGTCGGGCCAGCGCCGTTCGGCGGCGTAGTGCGCGCGGTGATTGCGCAGGTAGGTCTCCCGGACGGCGGCCACCGCCCGGACGTACTCCCCCGGTGCCCCCCGCTCTCCCCCCAGCCGGGCGTGCACGGCCTGCCCGGCCCGCACCCCGGTGAACAGCGCGGTCAGGATGCCCTGCGAGGAGAGCGGATCGAACGCGACGGCCGCGTCCCCCGCCGCGATCCAGCCCTCCCCGCACACCGGGTCGAGGCGCGCGGAGTGGGCGGGCGCCCGCCTGGGACCGCCCGCGGCGGGCCTCGGGTGGACGGCGGCCAACGGGCCGACGTGCCGGGTGACGGCGAGCCTCCGGAGGAAGCCCTCCGCCCCGGCGGGGGTGCCGGGGGCGGCGTCGGTGTCGGTGTCGGTGTACCAGGCGAGCAGGCGGTGGCCGGTGGGGAGGGGCGCGGTGTACCACCAGCCGTCGGGGGCGGATTCGACGGTGGTCGTGGTGTCGGCGGGCGGCGGGTCGGCGGGGGCGAGGGTGAGGTGGACGGCGATCAGCCGGTCCCGGGTCAGGACCCGGGCCCCGAGGGTGCGGGCGAGGGCCGCCCGGCGGCCGGTCGCGTCGACCAGCCAGCGGCAGTGGACCGATCGCCGTTCGGGGCCGCGCAGTTCGACCGTCCAACCGCCGTCGGGGGTGCGGACCGGCAGGCGCACGGTGGTGCGTTCGGCGAGGTGGACGCCCTGAGTGCGGGCGAGCCCGCGCAGTTGGCGGTCGAAGCGCGGACGGTCCAGGTGCCAGCCGTGGCCGTGCGGGTCGAGGATGCTGTCGACGGAGCCCAGCGCCGGGCTCCCCCAGGCCGAACGGTTGGCCAGGCAGGGCAGGTGACCGTCCGTCAGGACGCGTTCCGCACCCAGGTCCCGCAGCAGGACGCGGGCGGCGGCGGGCAGCGCCTCCCCGACCGGCGCCGGACCGCGCCCGGCGTCCACGAGCAGCACCCGCCGCCCGGCCCGGACCAGCACCGACGCCGCCGCCACCCCGGCCGGCCCCCCCCCGGCCACCACCACGTCGTACCGCGCCGAACACCCCCCGGTCACCACACCCCCACCCACCCACCAGGCGCCGCCACCCCGCTCACGCCGCCCCGCCACCGCTCGCGACCCCTCCGCCCCGTTCCCCGCCTCCCCCCCCGCCCCCCGCCAGGAGCCTCCCCCCCCTCCGCCACCCCGCTCACGCCGCCCCGCCCTCCGGCTCCGCGCCACCGCCGTTCGCCGACCCCTCGCCCCACTCCCCACCCCGCCCCCGGCCCTCCGCCAGGAGCCTCCCCGACCTCCGCCACCCCGCTCACGCCGCCCCGCCCTCCGGCTCCGCGCCACCGCCGTTCGCCGACTCCTCGCCGAACGGGTCCAGCTTGTCGACGTAGCCGACGGTGATCGCGTCCGTGGAGTAGCCGGTGTGGGCGGCGGTGGTGGCGAGGAGGTCGGCGTGGGTGGTGGTGCCGAGGACGGGTTCGGGGACGTGG
The window above is part of the Kitasatospora sp. NA04385 genome. Proteins encoded here:
- a CDS encoding tryptophan 7-halogenase — encoded protein: MAGGGPAGVAAASVLVRAGRRVLLVDAGRGPAPVGEALPAAARVLLRDLGAERVLTDGHLPCLANRSAWGSPALGSVDSILDPHGHGWHLDRPRFDRQLRGLARTQGVHLAERTTVRLPVRTPDGGWTVELRGPERRSVHCRWLVDATGRRAALARTLGARVLTRDRLIAVHLTLAPADPPPADTTTTVESAPDGWWYTAPLPTGHRLLAWYTDTDTDAAPGTPAGAEGFLRRLAVTRHVGPLAAVHPRPAAGGPRRAPAHSARLDPVCGEGWIAAGDAAVAFDPLSSQGILTALFTGVRAGQAVHARLGGERGAPGEYVRAVAAVRETYLRNHRAHYAAERRWPDRPFWRRRHLTTAPEETFR